Genomic DNA from Desulfurivibrio alkaliphilus AHT 2:
GATCGCCGTGCTCCTCGATGACATGGTGGACACCGCCGGCACTCTATGTTCGGCGGCCAATGTGCTGATGGAGGCCGGGGCCACCGAGGTGATCGCCTGTTGTTCGCACGGGGTGCTCTCCGGCCCGGCCATCGACCGGTTGGAGCAGTCCAGGCTCAGCCGGCTGGTCATTACCGACAGTGTGCCCCTGCGTGGCGCCGCCAAGGATTGCGCCAAGATCAAAGTGTTATCGGTTAACAAGTTGCTGGCCCAGGCGATTCACCGGATTCACGCCGATGACTCGGTAAGCTCGCTTTTTGTTTAATATTTTTTTGCCGTCAATCCGGGAAGTCGGGGCGGCCTTGAGTCAGTTGTTTTAATTCAGGAGGAAGAAGATCATGTTGCAAGTAGACGTTAAAGCCGCCAAACGCGATCAGCGTGGCAAAGGTGCGGCCCGCAGCCTGCGTCGTGCCGGCCGGACCCCGGCGGTGTTGTACGGCCCGCAAATGGAGCCCCAGGCCCTGAGCCTGGATACCCACACCTTTACCAAGGCCCTTTTTTCGGTACATCGCCGTAATTCGGTGATCAACCTGGAGGTGTCCGACGACGGCGGGGAGAAGATTCATCACGTGGTGACCCGCGAGATCCAGACCGATCCCATCCTGGACCAGGTGCTCCATGCCGATTTTTACGTGATCTCCCTGGATGAACCGCTGGTTTTTCAGGTGCCTCTCCGCTATCGCGGCAAGGCCAAAGGGGTGGACATGGGCGGTGACCTGGTCACCTCGCTGCACAAGGTGAGCCTCAAGGGCAAGGCCCTGGATATTCCCGATGATATCGAGGTCGATGTCTCCGGCCTTGGTCCCAACAGCGAGCTGACTTGCGGCGAGCTGTCCCTGCCCGCAGGTGTTGAGCTGGTGCAGGGCAAAGACGAGGTCTGTGTGGCGGTTGCCGGCGGCACCGAGTAAAGCCCATGCGTCTTTTGGTTGGGCTGGGTAACCCGGGTGGCGAGTATGAACTTACTCGCCACAACGTCGGTTTTATTTTCACGGACTACCTGGCCGACCGGCACGGCATCAGTCTTAAAAACGAAAAAAAGTGGGACGCCGAGGTCGGGCGCGGAACGCTCTGGGGGCAACCGGTAATGCTGGTAAAGCCCCTTACCTATATGAACCGCAGCGGTCTGGCGGTGGGGAAAATCGCCCGTTTTTTCCAGCTTGAGCCAACCTCGGTGGTGGTGTTCCAGGATGAACTGGACCTTCCTCTGGGCGCCTGTCGCCTGGTGCAGGGGCGGGGGGCCGGCGGCCATAACGGAATCAAGTCGCTGATGGATCACTTGGCCAGCCGCGATTTTGTGCGCTTTCGCATCGGGGTCGGGCGGCCGCCGGCGGCCAGAGCGGCCGCCGGTTTTGTGCTGGCTCGCTTTTCCCCGGCCGAACTGCAAGTGGTGGACAAGTTGCTGCCCTTTCTCGAAGAAGGGGTGGAAATGTTGCTCAAACGCGACCTCCAGGCGGCCATGAACCTGGTCAATGCCTCTACTGGCGCGGATTTGCAAGAGAGTGTTTGATAATTGCCGGTGGGCATGGTATAGTTAAGCTTCGTTAATTCCTTGGTAGTGGGGGAGAAGCTTATGAGTGCAACACTGGAAATGTTTCGCGTTGGTGATATGGCCGTGTATCCGGCTCATGGCGTGGGTAAGATAGAGTCCATCGAGTCACGCAAAGTTGGCGAGCTAGAACAGTCATTCTATGTGATGCGGTTCATCGAGTCCAACATGACCGTGATGATCCCCACCACCACCTGCGATACGGTGGGTCTGCGCAACATCATCTCCGCCGACGATGTGCAGCAGGTTTTTGCCATTCTCAACCAGCGGGATGTGGAAACCGAATCCCAGCCCTGGAATCAGCGCTACCGCGAATACACCAACAAGATCAAAACCGGCTCCATCTTCGAAATCGCCGCAGTACTGCGCGATTTGCTGCTGCTGCGGGGAGACAAGGATCTCTCGTTTGGCGAGCGCAAGATGGTGGATACCGCCAAAACCCTGCTGGTCAAGGAAATTGCCCTGGCCAAGCAAATCCAGGAAGAGCAGGTGGCGGAACACATCGACCGGATCTTTTCCTGATTTTTCCCACCGACTGCCCTGCCCCCATTTTAAGTGACCTTGGCTGAAACTTCATCCTTTGCCTTCGTTGTCGCCCCCCACGAGGCGGGCCGGCGCCTGGACTTGGTGCTGGCTACACGAGCGGCAGGGTCTGCTGAGCTGACCCGTTCCCGGCTGCAGTCCCTGATCCGTCAAGGCCGGGTGAGGGTGGAATCGGCCGGTGTCGAAGCCGGTCCGTTGAAACCCGGGATGCTGCTTAAGGCTGGTGACCGGGTTGATCTGCAGGTGCCGCCACCCGAAGCCACCGAGCTGGTGGCCGAAGAAGTCGAATTTACCCCGCTCTATGAAGATGAAGATATTCTGGTGTTGGTCAAGCCGCCGGGGCTGGTGGTGCATCCTGCCGACGGGCATCGGCAGGGAACACTGGTGCATGGGTTGCTCCACCACTGCCGGAACCTGTCCGGAATCAGCGGCCAGTTGCGACCGGGGATAGTACACCGGCTGGACAAAGATACCTCCGGCTGCCTGGTGGTGGCTAAAAATGACCTGGCCCACCACAATCTGGTGCAGCAATTCAAGGGGCGGGAAGTGGAGAAAACTTATCAGGCCCTGCTGCGCGGCATTCTGGCCGAAGATACCGGCCAGGTCGTGCTGCCCATCGGCCGCCATCCCGTGCACCGGAAAAAGATGGCGGTGCGGCGGGAAGGGGGGCGGGAGGCGGTGACCCACTGGCGGGTGCGGCAGCGTTTCAGCGCCGGTTACACCCTGGTGGAACTGCTCCTGGAAACCGGCCGCACCCATCAAATCAGGGTTCACATGGCCGCTTTGGGGCATCCTCTGGCCGGCGATCGGCTTTATGGTCGCAACCCTGAAAAAGATATGCCGTACGGCATTGACAGGCAGTGGCTTCATGCCTGGCGGCTGGCCTTCAACCATCCCCGCAGTGGCCGCCGGTTAACCTTTACTGCCCCGCTGTGGGTCGACCTGCAGGCCAGTCTGGACAGGCTGCGGGAAATTGAAGCTGTTTAAAGATGGGGGCTGGAGATGGCCGCTGAAGATCGCGCTGGCTCTTTGAGGCCCGTAAAGCCATTAGAGCAGCGGGGAGCCGCTGTGCTGGTCGGTATTACCGGCGGGATTGCCGCCGGCAAGAGCCGGGTGGCGGCATACCTGGCTAAACAGGGGGGCTTTCCCCGCCTTGATGTCGACGACTTGGCCCGCGAGCTTATGGCCCAGGGGAAGGAAGGCTGGCAGGCCCTGCGACGCCATTACGGTGAGCGCTTTTTGAAGCCCGACGGCGAGCTTGATCGTCCCGGCCTGCGGCGGGCAATCTTCGCCGATCCCGCCTTGCGGACGGAGGTTGATCGCCTGCTGCACCCGCTGATCCGCCGGGCCATGCAGAGCCGTGCCGCCCAACTGTCGGCGGCCGGTAGCGGGCCGATCATGGTGGAGGTGCCTTTGCTTTACGAAGCGGGCTGGCAGGATGATTTTGCCCTGGTGCTGGTGGTGCAGGCGCCGGCTGATGAGTGCCGGCGGCGCTTGCAGGCCAGAGACAGGGTCGGCCGCGATGAGGCCCTGGCGGCCCTGGCGGCACAACTGCCGCCGGAAGAGAAGGCCCGCCGGGCCGATCTGCTGATCAGCAATGCCGGCGACTGGGAACAGACCCGGCGCCGGCTCGACGATTTGCTGCCGCGCCTGCAACGGTTGCGCCCCTCCAGGCCTTGCCTGGCCGGCAAAAAAAGTTGAAAAAGGATTAAAAACGAAGAAAAAATGAGGAAAAGCCTTGACAGTGTGATGCCAAGTCAATACTATCCTCGAAATTCCGCTGGCCAGTGGAATTTATTCCCATCATTCCCTCGGGCAAAGATGACAATCATTTTATAAGTTGAAGCGTATTTAAAGTATATGAAGGAAGCAGGGGAAACCCCCGGCGATCGTGCTCGTTTTTCCTTTCCTGATTTACACCTTTGTTTTCATGCGGATAATTCTGCCCTTCTGATCTCTGGATTACTTTGTTTCGTGACAACGTCCGCTCTGCGCTGCTGACCCTCGTGCGGTGTTGCCGGCAATTTATTCCGAGGGTGCGCTTTTGATTTAAACTGCCAGGCCAAAACTGAAAAATATAAATAATTCTGTTGGGTTTGCCGGTCATTTCCTGCCGTTCTGCGCCGGTGCGGGAACTCCGGTAAGTCCTGTCGTTATCATGCAGCAAGGAGAGTATACATTCATGAACATTGGGGAGTTGAAAAGAAAAAAGATTGCCGAGCTTACCAGTATCGCCAAATCGATGAATATCGAAGGCTATGCCGGCATGCGCAAGCAGGAACTTATTTTTGCCATTTTGCAGCACCAGAGCGCCGCTCAGGGCAAAAACGGGGATAACTACGGGGGTGGGGTGCTGGAGGTGCTGCCGGATGGTTTCGGTTTTCTGCGGGCGCCGGACTATAACTACCTGCCCGGCCCCGACGATATCTACGTTTCCCCCTCCCAGATCCGTCGCCTGAACCTGCGTACCGGTGATACCGTGGAAGGGCCGGTCCGCTTCCCCAAGGAGGGCGAACGCTATTTTGCCCTGCTCAAAGTGGACCGGGTCAACTTCGACCCCCCTGAGAAGTCCCGCGACAAAACCCTTTTTTCCAACCTCACCCCGCTGCATCCCAATGAACGGCTCAACCTGGAGCGGGATCCGGCCAACTTTTCCACCCGCATCATGGACATGATGGCCCCCATCGGCAAGGGCCAGCGCGGGCTGATCGTGGCCCCGCCCCGCACCGGTAAAACCGTGCTGATCACCGATATCGCCAACAGTATCACCAAAAACCACCCGGAGGTCATCCTCATCGTGCTGCTCATCGATGAGCGGCCCGAGGAGGTCACCGACATGGCCCGCAGCGTCAACGCCGAGGTGATCAGTTCCACCTTCGATGAGCCGCCCCAGCGCCATATCCAGGTGGCGGAGATGGTCCTGGACAAAGCTCGCCGGCTGGTGGAGCACCAGAAAGATGTGGTTATTCTGCTGGACAGCATCACCCGCCTGGCCCGGGCCTACAATACCGTGGTGCCGCCCAGCGGTAAGATCCTCTCCGGCGGGGTGGACTCCAATGCTTTGCACCGGCCCAAACGTTTTTTCGGGGCGGCCCGCAACATAGAGGAAGGCGGCAGCCTCACCATCATCGCCTCGGCCCTGATCGAAACCGGCAGCCGCATGGACGATGTGATCTTTGAAGAGTTCAAGGGCACCGGCAATATGGAGTTGGTGCTTGATCGCAAGCTGGCCGACCGGCGGATCTTTCCCTCCATCGATATCACCAAATCCGGCACCCGCAAGGAAGATTTGCTGCTGAGCGCCGAAGATATGAACAAGATCTGGATTCTCCGCAAATTGCTCTCCTCCATGAACCCCGTTGATGCCATGGAGTTTTTGCTGGACAAGATGAAGCGGACCAAGACCAATGAGGATTTTTTTGCCTCCATGGTAAGCAGCAGCCAGTAACGACCGGATCGGTCGGTGGTTTTTTGCTTGCATCATTGGGGAAAAAGGTTATAATTTCCCGTTTTAATATTGCCATTTGCTCATTTTATTTGGAGGTTGACGGTCATGAAGGAAGGTATCCATCCGGAATATCATAAAATCAAGGCATCCTGCGCCTGCGGCAACGAAGTGGAAATCGGTTCGACCATTGAGGAGGTCAAGGTGGAAATCTGTTCCGCCTGTCATCCCTTCTTTACCGGTAAACAGAAGCTGATCGACTCCGCCGGGCGGGTGGAGAAGTTTCTTAAGAAGTACGGTCGGACCATGGAAAAATAGTTTTCTTTGCTCCTCCTCTTAACGCCCCAGGTGGTGCGCCGTAATGCAGCAATCGGCGCGGTCCTGGGGCGTTTTTTGTATTTGCCTAGGTAATCCTTAGTTTCTCTACCGTGCCATGTTTGAACAGCTAGCCGACATTAAAGACCGCAAAAAAAACCTTGAAGACCGGCTGTCGGACCCTGATCTGATGCAGGATCCGGCGCGCTTTAAAGGCCTGGCCAAGGAACACGCCCAGGTCAGTAAGCTGGATGATCTTTACGCCCGCTACCTTAAGGCCCAGCATGACTTTGCCGCCAATCGCCAGCTCATCGAGGAAGAGGAAGACGAAGAGATGCTGGCCCTGGCCCGGGCGGAAAACGGGGAGCTGCGGGAAAGCATCGCTGTACTTGAAAAAGAGTTGCGCCTGGCCCTGTTGCCCAAAGATCCCAACGATGAAAAGAATGTGCTGCTGGAAATCCGGGCCGGCACCGGCGGAGATGAAGCCGCCCTGTTTGTCGCCGACCTGTTTCGCATGTACAGCCGTTACGCCGAACAACTGGGCTGGAAGGTGGAGACTCTAAGCAGCAACCCCATCGGGATCGGCGGTTACAAGGAGATCATCGCCCTGATCAGCGGCGAGCATGTCTACTCCCGGCTCAAGTATGAATCGGGGGTACACCGGGTGCAGCGGGTGCCGGCCACCGAAACCCAGGGGCGGGTCCATACCTCGGCGGTTACCGTGGCGGTGCTGCCCGAGGCCGAAGAGGTGGAGCTCAAGATTAACCCCTCCGAGCTCAAATTCGATGTCTTCCGCTCTTCCGGCCCCGGCGGGCAGAGTGTCAACACCACCGATTCTGCGGTGCGGGTCACCCACCTGCCCACCGGCCTGGTGGTCAGCTGCCAGGACGAAAAATCCCAACACAAAAACAAGGCCAAGGCCCTGCAGGTTCTGCGGGCCCGGCTGCTGGACAAGCTGCAGCAGGAACAGCACGACCAGATCTCCAGTGATCGTAAAAGCCAGGTGGGCAGCGGTGATCGCAGTGAGCGTGTCCGGACCTACAACTTTCCCCAGAACCGTCTCACCGAGCATCGCATCAACCTTACCATCTATCGCCTGGATGATGTGATGATGGGTCACCTGGATGAGGTGGTTGAACCCTTGATGCTGCACTTCCAAACCGAAGCCCTCAAGAGCGAACACCGTGCTTAATCTTTCAACATTCAATGCCTTCTGCTGAGCGCTCGGTGGTTGAACTGCCCGCCGGGGCCCGGATCGGGGAGCTCAGAGTGGTGCTCATCGACCGGTTGCGCCGGGCCGGGATCGAAGAGGCCGCCATTGAGGCCGATCTGCTGCTGGGTTGGGTACTGAATTGTGATCGGGCCGGACTGGTGCTGGCCGCCGAGCAGCCCTTGGCCGAGCCGTTACGGCAGCGGCTGCAGGCCGCCCTGAAGCGCCGGGAAAGCCGTGAACCGCTGGCCTATATCATGGGGGAGTGGGAGTTCTGGTCGCTGCCTTTTGCCGTGGGGCCGGCAGTATTGATTCCCCGGCCGGAGACCGAACTGCTGGTGGAACAGGCCCTGGCCTTTGTCCGCCAGCTGCAGCGGCCGCCCGGCGGCCGTTACCCTTGGCGGATTCTCGACCTTGGCACCGGCAGTGGTATTCTGGCGGTGGTGCTGGCCCGGGAAATCGCTTCCGCCCAAGTGGTGGCGCTGGATCGCTCACCCGCCGCCCTGGCTATGGCCCGGGCCAACGCCCGCCGGCACGGGGTGGCGGAAAAGATCACTTTTGTCGGCAGCGACTGGTTGTCGGCGCTGGCGGCGCGTCCCGCTTTCGATCTGGTGGTGGCCAACCCCCCCTACGTGTGCCGCTCTGCCATGTTGACCCTGCAGCCGGAAGTGCGCGAGCATGAACCGCACACGGCCCTGGATGGCGGCCGGCAGGGACTGGATGACATCAAAATCATCTGCCGCGATTTGCCGGCGGTGCTGCGGCCCGATGGGCTTCTGCTGCTGGAAATCGGGTGGGATCAAAAAACGGCGGCAGCCGAGCTTTTCAACCGTAATCCCGCCTACCGGCAAACGGAAATCATTAATGATCTTGCTGGGTTGCCGCGGGTGCTGCGGTGCCGTAAAGAGGAGTGCTGATGGATAAAATTATTATCGAAGGCGGCCACCCTTTGCAGGGGGAAATCGTGATCAGCGGGGCCAAAAATGCCGCTTTGCCGCTGATCTGCGCCACTCTGCTGGCCCCTGGTCCCCATGTGCTGGAAAATGTTCCCGACCTGCGTGATACCCGCACCATGCTGGCCCTGCTGGAAGCCCTTGGCGCTTCCTGGCAGCGGGAGGGGACTACCCTGACCATTGATACCGCCGGTCTGCACAGTTATGAAGCCTCCTACGATCTGGTCAAGACCATGCGGGCCTCGGTGCTGGTGCTGGGGCCGCTGCTGGCCAGAATGGGAAAGGCCCGGGTCTCGCTGCCCGGTGGCTGTGCCATCGGAGCCCGGCCCATCAACTTTCATCTGCAGGGTTTCCAGCAGCTTGGGGTGCGGCATCAACTTGATCAGGGTTATGTCGAGGCGGAGGTGGACGGCCGTTTGCGTGGCAACACCGTCTGTTTCGATATCCCTTCGGTGACCGCCACGGAAAATATCCTGATGGGGGCGGTACTGGCCAAAGGGGAAACGGTGATCAAAAACGCCGCCCGGGAGCCGGAGATCGGTAACCTGGTGGATATGCTCAACGGCATGGGGGCCAAAATCAAAGGCCGGGGCAGCGATACCCTGCAGATCGAAGGGGTCACCCGGCTCCGGCCGGCCCGGATCAGCATTGTACCCGATCGCATTGAAACCGGCACTTTCCTGATTGCCGTGGGGGCCACCGGCGGTGAGCTGACCTTGAGCAATTGCGACCCCTCCCTGCTGCCCTCGCTTTATGAAAAGCTGCGGGCCGCCGGGGTGGAGGTGCGGGAAGAGCAGGACCGGTTGCATGTTGCCCGCCGCGGTCCCTTGCGGGCGGTGGATGTAAAAACCATGCCTTACCCCGGTTTTCCCACCGATCTGCAGGCGCAGATCATGGCCCTGATGTGCCTTAGCAACGGCCTGAGCCTGATCACCGAAACCATTTTTGAAAATCGCTTCATGCATGTGGCGGAGCTGCAACGGATGGGGGCCGATATCCGCATAGACGGCCACAGCGCCATTGTCAGCGGCACCGGCAAGCTCCGTGGGGCGCCGGTGATGGCCACCGATCTGCGGGCCAGTGCATCGCTGGTAATTGCCGGCCTGGCCGCCGAGGGGATTACCCAGATCTCCCGGGTCTACCACCTGGACCGGGGTTACGATGACCTGGTAGGCAAACTGAGCCGAGTAGGGGCGGTCATCCACCGGGAACGGGAATAGACGTAATCGCTCAGCAGCACCGCATCTTCGGGCGATCAGACAAGCTTACGTACAGGGGTACGCTGCGCCTGTCTGCTTGCCCGAACCTGCGGCACTGCTGAACGATTACGGCCCGTTAAACCGGTGAGTTAGTACCCCTGGTGAACGGTTACGAATAACCATAAACAGTGCAGTCCATAAAATCTCAGGAGATTGGCAGGGTTATGGTTACGGTGGTACCCTGGTCGGGTTGGCTGGTAAACTCCATTTTCCCGCCGTGGTCGTCGATGATTTTTTGCACCAGGGCCAGGCCCAGGCCCGAGCCTTCCGGCTTGGTGGTGAAGTAGGGGTCGGTGATTCTGGGTAAAATTTCCGGAGCGATTCCCTGGCCGGTATCGCTGACTTTGATCCTGACGACCTGCTGCTCCGGCCGGTACTCCAGATTGGCTTCCAGGCGGCCGCCGGTCGGCATGGCCTGCAGGCTGTTAAGGTAGAGGTTGAGCAGCACCTGGGTGAGGCGATCGGCGTCAACAGGTACCGGGGGGAACTCGGTGGCCGGGGGCTGCAGTTTCAGCTCAACCCCCAGGCTTTGGGCGTCGGCGGCCACCAATTGCAAAGAGTTGCCCAGCAGCGTCGGTAAATCCACCGGCCGGCGGTTTAAAGGCTGCGGCCGGGCAAAGTCCAGCAGCTCACTGATGCTGCGGTTGACCCTTTCCACCTCGCCCACCAGCAGTCGGGCGGTTTCGCTCTCCGGCGGGTTTTGGCCGGCCCGGGAAGCCAGCAGGGTGGCCAGCCCTTTGATGGAACTCAAGGGGTTGCGGATCTCATGGGCCACTCCCGCCGCCATTTTTCCTAAAGCCACCAGGCGTTCGTGTCTTTGTACCTCCTTTTCCATGGCCTGCAGTTTGGTGACATCATGGAGCAGCACCACCCGGCCCACGATCTGCTGAGCCCGGTCGCGGATCGGCACGGCGCTTAGCATCACGGTCAACCGGACATCGTCACCGTGGGCCGGTGCTCCGGCCAGGTGGATCTCCCGGTCGATCACTTCTTCCTCGGACTGGGGTTGCCGCAACTGGCTGGCGATCAATTCCGGCAGCGCCCTGGTCGCCGCCCGGCCGATCACCTCGGCCGGGCTTACGGCACACATTTCCGCCGCCACTTCGTTACAGGTTTCAATCCTTCCTTGCCGGTCCACGGCGATAACCCCCAACGGCAGGCGGGAGATCAGCAGGCCGGTGAAGGCCTGAATGTAGTTGAGGGTGCCGGCGGCGGTGCGGTAACCCTGGGCGCCCAGCAGGGCCAGCCAGCCGCCGATACCCACCAGCAGCAGGGCCAGCGAGATGAAGAAGATGTGGCGGCGGTTCTGGCTGATTACCTTTTCCGCCTCGCTCATGTCCAGGCCCACCAGAATCAGCAGTTCTCCCGCGGCGGCGGCCTGCCACAACTCACCGGACCCTTCATTGACCACCGGATCCGAGCCGGGGTAACGCATGCGGGGGCGATGTTCCATGCGTTCATGTCCGTGTCTGCCGCCCCGGCCGGTGAAGGGAGTGAAGAAAGCGCCGACCTCGAAGATCCGGGCATCCAGTTGGGGTTCATGGTGCACACGCTGAAACAGGGCCGGTGGCGAATCGGTTTCAGCAACTGGAGGGAGGGATGAGGGCAGGGCGTTCTCAAGCCGGTCGGCGTCGCTGTGGAGCACAACGGTGCCTTGCCGGTTGACCAGGGCGATATAGACGATTTCCGGCTCCGCCGCCGCTTGTTCGATCAGTTGCTGCAAATGAGCGGTATCCCGGCCGCCCATCCGCATGTTGGCGGCCCGGGTGCCGGCCTCCAGCATGCGGATGATGCCCTGCCCCTGGCGTAACAGGTTTTCCTCGGCCAGACGCTGTTCCCGTTGCAGGTTGTTGACCGCAAAGACCAGCACAATGGCCAGCAGCAATCCCACCGCGGTAATCAGAATCCAGGGTGAGGCAAAAACGATTTTTTTACCGGGTAGCTTTTCCATCTCCGCATTCACTTTCCATTCTGTATTTAGTCGCCGGCAGTTAAACCGGCGGGCCGCCTTGACGACCAATTCTCTTTTGTCACGATAACCCGATTAACGATGGAATCGCAAAAAGTCCGTCCATGGACTTTTTGCTCCCCGGAATGCGAAAACGCGGTTTCCGCATTCCTTACAAATCAATAGATTACAAAGCAAGCTATTGATTTGCGCGCCCATCCTTGGGCGCGATGATGACTTCTTGCGAAGTCATCATTAACACCATTACAATTACACGATTTGTGCCGCCGGGCATAAAAAAATAAAACCCGCCTCCCACCCTGTGTTGCAAAGACATCCCGCCGCGGCAAGAGGGAGTGGGCAAACTTTATCCGAGTAAAATATATCCGCTTTGACCCGCAGGTGGATAAAAAGTAGTCGGTTGCAAGGCGAGACGAAAGCATGGCTACAATGTGGTAATTATTTGAAGAGTTTGATTTCGTTGTTTTGGCGAAGGTTTTTTGGTTGGTTCAGTACGTTGGCATGCATATTGCTCAGCACACCGGTTACTCTCGGTTGCCCTGGCGACATGGCAACAAAGTTAGCCGTCGCACCTTGTTGTAAGTGCAGTTTCATAACTGCTGACAGTTTGGTTGAGTCGGCCGGTTTTTAACCCCATTAAACAGGAGGTAGATAGATGAAAAAAGTAATTTTAAGCCTTGCCCTGGTTGCCGCCGTGGTCATTGTTGGTACTCAAAACGTTCATGCCCGTGCGGGCATGGGTCCGGAGGTCAGGGCCGGGGCTGGTC
This window encodes:
- a CDS encoding two-component system sensor histidine kinase NtrB → MEKLPGKKIVFASPWILITAVGLLLAIVLVFAVNNLQREQRLAEENLLRQGQGIIRMLEAGTRAANMRMGGRDTAHLQQLIEQAAAEPEIVYIALVNRQGTVVLHSDADRLENALPSSLPPVAETDSPPALFQRVHHEPQLDARIFEVGAFFTPFTGRGGRHGHERMEHRPRMRYPGSDPVVNEGSGELWQAAAAGELLILVGLDMSEAEKVISQNRRHIFFISLALLLVGIGGWLALLGAQGYRTAAGTLNYIQAFTGLLISRLPLGVIAVDRQGRIETCNEVAAEMCAVSPAEVIGRAATRALPELIASQLRQPQSEEEVIDREIHLAGAPAHGDDVRLTVMLSAVPIRDRAQQIVGRVVLLHDVTKLQAMEKEVQRHERLVALGKMAAGVAHEIRNPLSSIKGLATLLASRAGQNPPESETARLLVGEVERVNRSISELLDFARPQPLNRRPVDLPTLLGNSLQLVAADAQSLGVELKLQPPATEFPPVPVDADRLTQVLLNLYLNSLQAMPTGGRLEANLEYRPEQQVVRIKVSDTGQGIAPEILPRITDPYFTTKPEGSGLGLALVQKIIDDHGGKMEFTSQPDQGTTVTITLPIS